One Cellulomonas soli DNA window includes the following coding sequences:
- a CDS encoding O-succinylhomoserine sulfhydrylase, giving the protein MSAPDPETRRTPGPGDWDTRRVDRSTLRPDTLAVRGGLVRSEFHEMSEGLFLTQGYVYGSAAEAEAAFGGDVDRFLYSRYGNPTVSTFEERLRLIEGAEAAYATASGMSAVFTALAALVRSGSRIVAARALFGSTVVIFDEILAGWGVRTDYVDGHELAQWEAALATPADVVFFETPSNPMQDLVDIAAVSRLAHAAGATVVVDNVFATPVLSQPLPLGADVVVYSATKHIDGQGRVLGGAILGSDEFVHGPVQTLIRNTGPSLSPFNAWVLLKGLETMSLRVRHQTASALTLATWLEQHPAVESVRYPYLPSHPQHQLALAQQDGGGTVVTFTLRTPDGADAAVAKASTFAVLDALRLVDISNNLGDAKSIVTHPATTTHRKLGPEGRAKVGIGEATVRFSVGLEDPADLQDDLAQALDRLA; this is encoded by the coding sequence GTGAGCGCACCCGACCCGGAGACCCGCCGGACACCCGGCCCGGGCGACTGGGACACGCGTCGCGTCGACCGCAGCACGCTCCGTCCCGACACCCTGGCCGTCCGCGGCGGGCTGGTGCGCAGCGAGTTCCACGAGATGTCCGAGGGCCTGTTCCTCACCCAGGGCTACGTGTACGGCTCGGCCGCCGAGGCCGAGGCCGCGTTCGGCGGTGACGTCGACCGGTTCCTCTACTCCCGCTACGGCAACCCGACCGTCTCGACCTTCGAGGAGCGGCTGCGGCTGATCGAGGGCGCCGAGGCCGCGTACGCCACCGCCTCCGGCATGTCCGCGGTGTTCACCGCGCTGGCCGCGCTCGTCCGCTCCGGCTCGCGCATCGTCGCCGCCCGCGCACTGTTCGGCTCGACCGTCGTGATCTTCGACGAGATCCTCGCCGGCTGGGGCGTGCGCACCGACTACGTCGACGGGCACGAGCTCGCGCAGTGGGAGGCCGCACTGGCGACCCCCGCCGACGTCGTGTTCTTCGAGACGCCGTCCAACCCCATGCAGGACCTGGTCGACATCGCCGCGGTGTCCCGCCTCGCGCACGCCGCCGGGGCCACCGTCGTGGTCGACAACGTCTTCGCCACGCCCGTGCTCTCCCAGCCGCTCCCGCTCGGGGCCGACGTCGTCGTCTACTCGGCGACCAAGCACATCGACGGGCAGGGTCGTGTGCTCGGCGGCGCGATCCTCGGCTCGGACGAGTTCGTGCACGGGCCCGTGCAGACGCTCATCCGCAACACCGGGCCGTCGCTGTCGCCCTTCAACGCCTGGGTCCTGCTCAAGGGCCTGGAGACGATGTCGCTGCGCGTGCGGCACCAGACCGCCTCGGCCCTCACGCTGGCGACCTGGCTCGAGCAGCACCCCGCGGTCGAGTCCGTGCGCTACCCGTACCTGCCCTCGCACCCGCAGCACCAGCTGGCGCTGGCCCAGCAGGACGGCGGCGGCACGGTCGTCACCTTCACGCTGCGCACGCCCGACGGCGCGGACGCAGCGGTCGCGAAGGCCTCGACGTTCGCCGTGCTCGACGCCCTACGGCTCGTCGACATCTCGAACAACCTCGGCGACGCCAAGTCGATCGTCACGCACCCCGCCACCACCACGCACCGCAAGCTCGGCCCCGAGGGCCGCGCGAAGGTCGGCATCGGCGAGGCCACCGTGCGGTTCTCCGTCGGGCTCGAGGACCCCGCCGACCTGCAGGACGACCTCGCGCAGGCCCTCGACCGGCTCGCCTGA
- a CDS encoding rhodanese-like domain-containing protein, translated as MSAHPDARPAAGYAGDLTPQQAWDLLADDPDAVLVDVRTDAEWRYVGVPDLRGLDRQAALVEWVSYPSGQPNPQFLTQVAATGATPGDGRALVFLCRSGQRSVGAAQAATTAGYGPAYNVLEGFEGATGDDGHRGHEGWRAAGLPWVQP; from the coding sequence ATGAGCGCGCACCCTGACGCCCGACCCGCCGCCGGCTACGCCGGAGATCTCACCCCGCAGCAGGCGTGGGACCTGCTCGCCGACGACCCGGACGCCGTCCTGGTCGACGTGCGCACCGACGCCGAGTGGCGCTACGTCGGCGTGCCCGACCTGCGCGGGCTCGACCGGCAGGCCGCGCTCGTCGAGTGGGTCTCCTACCCCTCGGGCCAGCCCAACCCGCAGTTCCTCACCCAGGTCGCCGCCACGGGCGCGACCCCGGGCGACGGGCGAGCCCTGGTCTTCCTGTGCCGCTCCGGGCAGCGCTCGGTCGGCGCCGCGCAGGCCGCGACCACCGCCGGCTACGGCCCGGCGTACAACGTGCTCGAGGGCTTCGAGGGCGCCACGGGCGACGACGGCCACCGCGGCCACGAGGGCTGGCGCGCCGCCGGTCTGCCCTGGGTCCAGCCGTGA